From the Cohaesibacter sp. ES.047 genome, one window contains:
- a CDS encoding invasion associated locus B family protein, with the protein MVMIDKALKLIKPATAAAAIALVSLAAPSAYAQDNTNAVPEVKNWLKFCNTDQKSQKQLCAITQEKKASTGQFLASISVRELEGAKRKALVIAITPGMLLRHGLTVQIDKGKQLKGTFSICFPNACFSDLAVDENYIEQMKKGATISVTALNQQAQPVRFDLTLSGFTAAYDGEPIDIQKSAEDQKKLQEQLRKRAEEQRQKLLEQKKKSEDGAQ; encoded by the coding sequence ATGGTCATGATTGACAAGGCTTTAAAACTTATCAAGCCAGCTACCGCAGCCGCAGCAATTGCGCTCGTTTCGCTTGCGGCACCGTCCGCATACGCTCAAGACAATACAAACGCAGTTCCAGAAGTGAAAAACTGGCTTAAATTCTGCAATACGGATCAAAAAAGCCAGAAGCAGCTTTGCGCGATCACCCAGGAAAAGAAAGCCTCAACCGGTCAGTTCCTTGCCTCCATTTCGGTGCGGGAACTGGAAGGCGCGAAGCGCAAGGCACTGGTCATCGCGATTACGCCCGGCATGCTCCTGCGCCACGGTCTGACGGTTCAAATCGACAAGGGAAAACAGCTTAAAGGCACTTTCTCAATCTGCTTCCCCAACGCCTGCTTCTCTGATCTGGCCGTTGATGAAAATTACATCGAGCAGATGAAGAAGGGCGCGACCATTTCCGTGACTGCCCTCAACCAGCAGGCACAGCCCGTTCGCTTCGATCTCACCCTCAGCGGCTTCACGGCTGCCTATGATGGCGAGCCGATCGACATTCAGAAGTCGGCAGAAGATCAGAAAAAGCTGCAGGAACAGCTGCGCAAGCGTGCTGAAGAGCAGCGCCAGAAACTGCTTGAGCAGAAGAAAAAATCCGAAGACGGCGCTCAATAG
- the hspQ gene encoding heat shock protein HspQ encodes MAEMKTAKFQIGQIVRHRVYSFRGVVFDVDAEFANSEEWYDSIPEDVRPRRDQPYYHLFAENDDTEYIAYVSEQNLLRDDSGEPIRHPQVRQIFKGIKEGIYQPEDDLLN; translated from the coding sequence ATGGCAGAAATGAAAACCGCAAAGTTCCAGATCGGTCAGATCGTGCGCCATCGGGTCTATTCGTTCCGAGGCGTGGTCTTTGACGTTGATGCGGAGTTTGCCAACTCCGAGGAATGGTATGATTCCATTCCTGAGGATGTGAGGCCGCGCCGTGACCAGCCCTACTATCACCTGTTCGCAGAGAATGACGATACGGAATATATCGCCTATGTCTCCGAACAGAATCTTCTCAGAGATGATAGTGGCGAGCCAATTCGGCATCCACAGGTGCGGCAAATCTTCAAGGGTATCAAGGAAGGCATCTATCAGCCTGAAGACGACCTCTTGAATTGA
- a CDS encoding CoA ester lyase has protein sequence MKSPSAFYKPLAIGAPAPYREKPVRVERMIHFVPPHIEKMRAKIPDMIAKVDVILGNLEDAIPADMKEEARKGFIRLAQDNEFGETGLWARVNCLNSPWLLDDITEIVGAVGDKLDVIMLPKVEGPWDIHYLDQLLAQLEARHAVSKPILIHAILETAEGVNNVEAICAASPRMHGISLGPADLAASRGMKTTRVGGGHPGYRVLADHAEGVERSFYQQDLWHYTIAKMVDACMAHGLKAFYGPFGDFSDLDACEAQFRNSFLLGCMGTWTLHPSQIGIAKRVFSPEADEVKMALRILEAMPDGSGAVMIDGKMQDDATWKQAKVIVDLARQVAAKDPEMSKIYGL, from the coding sequence ATGAAAAGCCCAAGTGCCTTCTACAAGCCGCTCGCAATCGGAGCGCCTGCTCCTTATCGGGAGAAACCGGTTCGGGTCGAGCGCATGATTCACTTTGTGCCGCCGCACATCGAGAAAATGCGCGCCAAAATCCCGGATATGATCGCCAAGGTGGACGTGATCCTTGGCAATCTGGAAGACGCGATCCCGGCCGATATGAAGGAAGAAGCAAGAAAAGGCTTTATCCGACTGGCGCAGGACAATGAGTTTGGTGAGACCGGGCTCTGGGCGCGCGTGAACTGCCTCAATTCGCCATGGCTGCTCGACGATATTACCGAGATTGTCGGAGCCGTTGGGGACAAGCTGGATGTGATCATGCTGCCCAAGGTCGAAGGGCCTTGGGACATCCATTATCTTGATCAGTTGTTGGCCCAGCTTGAAGCAAGGCATGCGGTAAGCAAGCCGATTCTGATCCATGCCATTTTGGAGACCGCCGAGGGCGTGAACAACGTCGAGGCGATCTGTGCTGCCTCCCCGCGCATGCATGGCATCTCTCTTGGTCCGGCGGATCTGGCAGCTTCACGGGGTATGAAAACCACAAGGGTCGGTGGCGGTCACCCCGGTTATCGGGTCTTGGCCGACCATGCCGAGGGTGTAGAACGCAGCTTTTATCAGCAGGATTTGTGGCACTATACCATCGCCAAGATGGTTGATGCCTGCATGGCCCATGGCTTGAAGGCATTTTACGGCCCGTTCGGCGACTTCTCCGATCTTGACGCCTGCGAAGCACAGTTCCGCAACAGCTTTCTGCTTGGTTGCATGGGCACCTGGACGCTCCATCCCAGCCAGATCGGCATCGCAAAACGGGTTTTCAGTCCCGAGGCCGATGAGGTGAAAATGGCGCTAAGGATCCTTGAAGCGATGCCGGACGGGAGCGGTGCGGTGATGATTGATGGCAAAATGCAGGATGATGCTACATGGAAGCAGGCCAAGGTGATTGTTGATCTAGCCCGGCAAGTGGCTGCAAAGGACCCTGAAATGTCCAAGATCTACGGGCTTTAG
- a CDS encoding lysophospholipid acyltransferase family protein, giving the protein MRKITLTHRLEYAVLITVVFLLRAMPLWMASGLMGWCWRMVAPRLSRQKRAMDHLRLCFPNKSEDELYRLTLGMWDNLGRTFAESLLAEKFMLAAHDLVEMPEDITDLVERMHEVGGVIVSLHSGNWELGGVLSAAYGFNCAVIIQKLKNPLVHDFMVSQRGSTFRGGIFAKGDRAGMRIMNTLKGGILAAVMGDLRDGRGVTIPFFGMPAKTNQFAALLARQQNVPLVAVRILRTDGIHFKLELTEIDVPRTDDADGDILKGTMRMTAQFEDWIRAHPEQWMWAHKRWS; this is encoded by the coding sequence ATGCGAAAGATCACTCTTACCCACAGACTGGAGTATGCGGTCCTCATCACCGTGGTGTTCCTGTTGCGTGCCATGCCGTTGTGGATGGCGTCCGGCCTGATGGGGTGGTGCTGGCGCATGGTGGCGCCCAGACTGTCACGGCAGAAGCGGGCAATGGATCACTTGCGGCTCTGTTTCCCCAATAAGAGCGAAGACGAGCTCTACAGGCTCACCCTTGGCATGTGGGACAATCTGGGGCGGACCTTCGCGGAGAGTTTGCTGGCCGAGAAATTCATGCTTGCGGCGCATGATCTGGTCGAGATGCCCGAAGACATTACCGACCTTGTTGAGCGTATGCATGAAGTCGGTGGCGTGATCGTTTCCCTGCACTCCGGGAACTGGGAGCTCGGGGGCGTGCTTTCCGCCGCTTATGGCTTCAATTGCGCTGTGATCATCCAGAAGCTCAAGAACCCGCTGGTGCACGACTTCATGGTATCCCAGCGTGGCTCAACCTTCCGAGGCGGCATCTTTGCCAAGGGGGATAGAGCTGGTATGCGCATCATGAACACGTTGAAAGGTGGCATTCTTGCAGCCGTGATGGGGGATTTGCGCGATGGACGTGGTGTGACGATCCCATTCTTTGGCATGCCTGCCAAGACCAACCAGTTCGCCGCCCTGCTCGCCCGGCAACAGAATGTTCCGCTCGTGGCTGTGCGGATCCTGCGCACTGACGGCATTCACTTCAAGCTCGAGCTGACCGAGATTGATGTGCCGCGCACGGATGATGCCGATGGGGATATTCTAAAAGGCACCATGCGCATGACAGCCCAGTTCGAAGACTGGATTCGTGCGCACCCCGAGCAATGGATGTGGGCGCACAAGCGCTGGAGCTGA